Genomic segment of Acinetobacter larvae:
CACGTGCACATGCACCGATTGGAATTTTTGATTCGGGGGTTGGTGGGCTGTCGGTAACCCAAGATATTGCAAGCTATTTACCGCATGAACAGTTTCTCTATTATGCCGATACCGCCCATGTGCCCTATGGTCCACGGCATGATGATGATATTCGACAATTGACCGCGCAGGGCATTGATTGGTTGTACCAACAAGGTTGCAAAGCCGCTGTGGTTGCGTGTAATACTGCATCGGCTTTTAGCTTGGCAGATTTACGTCAGCATTATGGTCCTAATTTCCCGATTATTGGCTTGGTGCCAGCTTTGAAACCGGCCGTATTACAGAGCCAAAGTAAAGTGGTTGCTGTGATGGCAACACCTGCGACTTTTCGCGGAGCCTTAATTCAAGATGTGATTGAGAATTTTGCCAAACCAGCAGCGGTGCAAGTCTTGGCACTGACTTGCCTCGACTTGGTACCTTATGTTGAAGCAGGCGAAGTGCAGAGTGCAGCATGTCGTGACAGTTTGGTACAAGTGTTAGCACCTGCTGTGGCACAGGGCGCAGACTTTTTGGTGCAGGGATGTACGCATTATCCTTTTTTAAATCCAGTCATCCAAGCTGTGTATCCACAACTAAAACTGATTGACTCCGGTATGGCGGTTGCACGACAGACAGCACGAGTGTTGATTCAACATGGCTTACAAGCCACAGCAGCGCATGCCAGCAATGCGATTCGAATTCATTATTATGGCACTGCATTGGCGGATGCCCAGTTGCAACAAACCCTTAAACATTTGATTCGACCTACTTTTAATTGGGCGATGTACACAGCGCGCTGATTCAGTTTTGGGAGTAGCTTGCGTGGGTAGCTCTGGATTTTAATGTCTAATTGAGCATAAAACAGTTATATTCTAATACTTTAGGCGACTTGTTCTGTCAGCATTTACAATTTAACCTATTGCTTTATAGGTTATAAAGATTTATTAAACATCATGTTATAGTTATGGCTGTTGTTTGGTGCTGTTATGCCTCTTTTATTGACTTGAGGCAGATGCAATGCAGGCAATTTTTCCCCATCCGCTGCTATGGCAGTTTTTTCCCCAATAGGCCTATTATGCTTGACAAACGTTATCAAGTATTTGTTTCCAGCTCAGGCGAAGAAATGCGACCAGAGCGCACAGTGATCATGCAGACCTTAATGAGCATGGGATTTTTTTCTTGGGGATTGGAACAACGTAGTCCGTTGGGAACGGCACTAGCGCGTAGACAAATAGAAGAATGTGACTATGTCTTGTTATTGCTCGGCAGTCAGTATGGTGCATGTTCTTCTTCTGGTATTGGTTATTTACATTTAGATTATATCTATGCGGTGACCAAGCAAAAACCCATCATTGTTTTTATGCATGCTGAACCACTACGTCACGCGCTTGCCTTGCAACCAGATACGCTATCATGTGCGACTACGACGGCAACGCTTGCTGTAGATGACAAGCATGTGGCGCCGTTGCAGCAAGCAACACAGCATCAGCCGCGATTAGATGACAAATTTCTCGCCTTTCGGCAGCAATTACAGCGTGATCAAGATCAGGTTTTTTGCTATCAAAACTGTAAAGACCTAGAGTCGAGTTTACGTAGCCGTATGCTACAGCTCTTAGAGCGTTATCCGGTGGTGGGCTGGGTCAGACCACAAAACTTACAAATATTACAAGATGAAATTGATGATTTAAAAATTAAACTGGCACAGCTTCGACTGCTGTTGAATCAACAACAGATCGATCCCTTTCTTCAGTTACCCGAAGTACAGTTGGATGAACTATTCCGTTTTGAATATCAAATTCATGCATATCAAGAAGGCAATTTCAAGGAAATTGTGCTCAGTCGTCAGAGTAATTGGCGTCTGATTTTAAAAGTCTTGGCACAGCATTTTAGCCAGCCCTTGCCCGAGGCATTTTTCCCAAAAATTATCAATGATGAACTGAATCGGGTGGCGCTTAGCGATGTGCAGCAATATATGCCACATGCGCAATTTGTGGCACGTGCCCAAATTAATGTTCGTGCGTTGCATACCATTAAACTGCAAATGCGTAAGAATGAATGGATTGTGCCGGTCGGGCGTGATGATCGTCAGCAAATGCTCTGGAAACTGACCAAACTCGGCGAGGAATTGGCCGCCACGATAGGCTAGTGTACAAATTGCTTGAATTGTACAGATTTACGCGATCCAGTATGCTACAAAGTATCATCACAATAGGTAGTGAGAATATCGGTGTCTAAAGCTCGAGTCCTTGTTATTGTTGCAAATCTTGGTACACCTGATGCGCCAACGCCCAGTGCGGTACGGCGTTTTCTAAAACAATTCCTGTCCGATCAACGGGTGATTGAACTGCCAAAATTTTTATGGTGGATCATCTTAAACGCGGCGGTACTGCCATTTCGTCCCAAGCGGGTTGCAGAGGCCTATGCTAAGGTTTGGCGGGTAGATTCGCCAATGCGAGAAATTCTCGAGCAACAAGTTGCAGCGATTCAACAGCAATTGAGCGCACAGAACAGTAAGTTTGAGATCGATTTTGTTGCGGCAATGCGTTATGGCAAGCCTGGACTGGAACAGACACTGGCTGCTGCCAAAGCTTATGATCACCTGATTGTATTGCCGTTATTTCCACAGTACTCCGCGACCTCTACAGCACCGATTTATGATGTATTAGCCAGATGGATTTTACAGCAGCGCAGTTTACCCGGTTTGAGCGTGATACGAGATTATTATCAACATCCTTTATATATTGAGGCCTTAGCAGATAGTATTCGACGTTTCCAGCAGCAACATGGTGTGCCTGAAAAATTATTAATGTCTTTTCATGGTATTCCGCAACCCTATGCCGATAAGGGCGATCCATATCCAGAACGCTGTCGTAAGACAGCGCAGGCTGTGGCAACACGTTTAAATCTAGCCCCCGAACAATGGGCAATGAGTTTTCAGTCACGCTTTGGACGTCAAGAATGGGTTAAACCCTATACCGACGCACTATTACAGCAATGGGCTGAGCAGGGCATTAAACGTGTACAGATTATGAGCCCAGCATTTTCGGCAGACTGTTTGGAAACATTAGAAGAACTGGCATTACAAAATGCCGAACTTTTTTTAGGTGCTGGTGGCGAAGAATATGCTTATATTCCAGCTCTCAATACCGATACGCTACACATAGACCTATTAAGCCAATTAATACAAGCACAACTCGATGGATTAAAGCTGACTTTGCAGCAGCCGATCGACTGAGGTGCTTGTGACACGGCAGTAATGTATTACCCGTTATTGCCGTGTGAATCAGCCAGATTGAGGTGAGACATGCTTCAGGTAAAAATCGTTCCCGTTACAGCATTTTCCCAGAATTGTTCGATTGTTTGGGACAGTGACAGCAAAGAAGCTGTATTGATTGATGCGGGGGGAGAGCCAGAAAAACTTATGCAAGAAGTTGAGGCGCTGGGCTTAACCGTAAAAGCGCTTTGGCTCACGCATGGGCATTTAGACCATGCGGGTGCCGTGGGGGCGTTGGCAAAAGCTTGGCAGGTTCCCGTCATTGGACCGCATAAAGACGATAAGTTCTGGTTGGACATGATCCAAGAGGTCTCGGCCCGTTATGGTTTTCCAATTCCTGAGTTGGTACATGTCGATCAATGGTTGAGTGGTGGCGAGCAATTGCAATTGGGGGATGAAAAATTTGATGTGCGTTTTGCCCCTGGGCACACCCCTGGTCATGTGATGTTTTATAACGCCAAACATCAATTACTCTGGACAGGAGATGTGTTGTTTAAAGAGTCGATTGGGCGGACGGACTTTCCCAAAGGCAATCATCAGCAATTGCTGGACTCGATTCAACGCGAGTGTTTTAGTTTGCCCGATGAGACACAGTTCATTTCAGGACATGGTCCAATGAGCACGATTGGTCATGAGAAACGCCATAATCCTTTTGTTGCCAGTCGAGCAGGTTAGCCCAACGTTATTCGTCGCTGGACGGATCATGTTGTGGGCTATCTTGGGTGGGTAATTTATACGCGGCATTGGCCCATGCACCGAAATCGATTAACTTACAACGCTCACTGCAGAAAGGACGATACGGGTTGTCTTGCCATGTGGTTTTTTCTGCACAGTGTGGGCATTGAATGACGGTAGGCATCTGGAACTCCCAAATAAAAGGTTTGTTGTCGGTTAACGATTCGCTTGCTCTTCGGTTGCTTCTAACGCAGTTATATCAGTACAATGACGCCAGAAATTTAGCATTGGGTCACTATTTTAACCTGATCGCTAAGCATTTGGTCGCTGCCACTGTGTAGTCTTGGTATTTTTCATTATATTGTTTTAGAACACTTTATGTCTATTCGCCCGTTTCAAGCGCAGCGTATTCATGCGCCTCGTGATTTTCAATCGATTCCCAATCAACCGATTTGCCTTGAAATTGGTGCTGGAAAGGGCAAGCATGCCTGCGCATTTGCGGCACAACATCCCACTCAGTTGTTATATGCTGTTGAGCGAACACGTGAAAAATTCATGGCAATGCAAAAACAACAACAACTGCTTGCAGCTGACAATTTACAATTGGTGCATGCCGATGCCATTGCTTGGACGGTACATGCAGTACAACCACAACAATTACAACAAGTCTTTATTTTATATCCCAATCCTGAGCCGCATAATGCGGCACAGCGTTGGTTGAACATGCCATTTTTTGAGTTTTTATTATCACGAATGGCAGCCCATGCCACACTGACTTTGGCCAGTAATATATCTTCTTATATCGATGAGGCAGAACAACAATTAATTGATCTGTGGAAGCTCCCTTACCAACGCGAGACGGTTGCGCAAGATGCGGCAAGGACGCATTTTGAAGTGAAATATTTGGCACGTGGTGAAGTGTGTGAGCAGCTTGTGATTCAAAAACCAGAAAATTATCGCACTCGTTTTGATCAGCAAGCGGCATTACAAGGCCAAAAACCTGCTGGAACAGATCATGCTCCCTAAAGCACAAGCCCGTATAGCCATTGTGGGGGCTGGTCCTGCTGGGCTTATGGCGGCTGAGCAATTAGCCGCAACAGGGCAGTATCAGGTTGTGGTCTATGAGCAAAAACCATCGGCTGCGCGAAAATTTTTAATGGCAGGTAAAACTGGTTTAAATATTTCCCACGCAGAGGCGCAGGAGTCATTTATTCAACGCTATGATCAAGCCGAATGGTTGGCGCCGTGGCTTAGACGTTGGGATGCCGCGTGGATTCAACGCTGGATGCACAGTTTAGGGGTTGAGGCGTATACCGGCAGTTCGGGGCGTATTTTTCCCAAAGAAATGAAAGCTGCGCCTTTATTACGTGCTTGGTTGGCACGACTGACACAGCAAGGCGTTACTTTTCATTATCGTCATCAAGTGTTAAAGCTGACGGGAAACAGCCTGACTTTGCTCAATCATCAACAACCGCATTCACAGCAACAATGTCTAAGCTTCGATGCCATTATTTTGGCATGTGGGGCTGTGTCATGGCCACAATTGGGCAGTGATGGTGCATGGCAATCGTGGTTGCCGGCAGCACAGCGACAGCCCTTTGTTGCCAGTAATGCTGGTGTAGATTATGCCTGGTCACCGCATATGCAGCCAATTTTTGGGCAACCCTTAAAACGTGTTGCAGCATGGGTTGCCGGCACAGAAGCCAGTATGGGGGATATCGTGATCAGCCATTATGGTTTAGAAAGTGGCTTGATCTATAAATATAATCGTGCCTTACGCCTACAATTACAGCAAACGCAGCAGATGCAGCTTTATCTGGATTTATTACCAGACCTGAGTCGCGCACAATTGATCGAAAAATTGCGTGCCAAACCCAAACAGTCATTGAGTAATTTATGGCGAAAAGCG
This window contains:
- a CDS encoding MBL fold metallo-hydrolase, with the translated sequence MLQVKIVPVTAFSQNCSIVWDSDSKEAVLIDAGGEPEKLMQEVEALGLTVKALWLTHGHLDHAGAVGALAKAWQVPVIGPHKDDKFWLDMIQEVSARYGFPIPELVHVDQWLSGGEQLQLGDEKFDVRFAPGHTPGHVMFYNAKHQLLWTGDVLFKESIGRTDFPKGNHQQLLDSIQRECFSLPDETQFISGHGPMSTIGHEKRHNPFVASRAG
- the murI gene encoding glutamate racemase codes for the protein MTVNFSCDSRAEHAMASRAHAPIGIFDSGVGGLSVTQDIASYLPHEQFLYYADTAHVPYGPRHDDDIRQLTAQGIDWLYQQGCKAAVVACNTASAFSLADLRQHYGPNFPIIGLVPALKPAVLQSQSKVVAVMATPATFRGALIQDVIENFAKPAAVQVLALTCLDLVPYVEAGEVQSAACRDSLVQVLAPAVAQGADFLVQGCTHYPFLNPVIQAVYPQLKLIDSGMAVARQTARVLIQHGLQATAAHASNAIRIHYYGTALADAQLQQTLKHLIRPTFNWAMYTAR
- a CDS encoding class I SAM-dependent methyltransferase, with amino-acid sequence MSIRPFQAQRIHAPRDFQSIPNQPICLEIGAGKGKHACAFAAQHPTQLLYAVERTREKFMAMQKQQQLLAADNLQLVHADAIAWTVHAVQPQQLQQVFILYPNPEPHNAAQRWLNMPFFEFLLSRMAAHATLTLASNISSYIDEAEQQLIDLWKLPYQRETVAQDAARTHFEVKYLARGEVCEQLVIQKPENYRTRFDQQAALQGQKPAGTDHAP
- the hemH gene encoding ferrochelatase; amino-acid sequence: MSVSKARVLVIVANLGTPDAPTPSAVRRFLKQFLSDQRVIELPKFLWWIILNAAVLPFRPKRVAEAYAKVWRVDSPMREILEQQVAAIQQQLSAQNSKFEIDFVAAMRYGKPGLEQTLAAAKAYDHLIVLPLFPQYSATSTAPIYDVLARWILQQRSLPGLSVIRDYYQHPLYIEALADSIRRFQQQHGVPEKLLMSFHGIPQPYADKGDPYPERCRKTAQAVATRLNLAPEQWAMSFQSRFGRQEWVKPYTDALLQQWAEQGIKRVQIMSPAFSADCLETLEELALQNAELFLGAGGEEYAYIPALNTDTLHIDLLSQLIQAQLDGLKLTLQQPID
- a CDS encoding DNA gyrase inhibitor YacG gives rise to the protein MPTVIQCPHCAEKTTWQDNPYRPFCSERCKLIDFGAWANAAYKLPTQDSPQHDPSSDE
- a CDS encoding DUF4062 domain-containing protein, encoding MLDKRYQVFVSSSGEEMRPERTVIMQTLMSMGFFSWGLEQRSPLGTALARRQIEECDYVLLLLGSQYGACSSSGIGYLHLDYIYAVTKQKPIIVFMHAEPLRHALALQPDTLSCATTTATLAVDDKHVAPLQQATQHQPRLDDKFLAFRQQLQRDQDQVFCYQNCKDLESSLRSRMLQLLERYPVVGWVRPQNLQILQDEIDDLKIKLAQLRLLLNQQQIDPFLQLPEVQLDELFRFEYQIHAYQEGNFKEIVLSRQSNWRLILKVLAQHFSQPLPEAFFPKIINDELNRVALSDVQQYMPHAQFVARAQINVRALHTIKLQMRKNEWIVPVGRDDRQQMLWKLTKLGEELAATIG
- a CDS encoding TIGR03862 family flavoprotein, with product MLPKAQARIAIVGAGPAGLMAAEQLAATGQYQVVVYEQKPSAARKFLMAGKTGLNISHAEAQESFIQRYDQAEWLAPWLRRWDAAWIQRWMHSLGVEAYTGSSGRIFPKEMKAAPLLRAWLARLTQQGVTFHYRHQVLKLTGNSLTLLNHQQPHSQQQCLSFDAIILACGAVSWPQLGSDGAWQSWLPAAQRQPFVASNAGVDYAWSPHMQPIFGQPLKRVAAWVAGTEASMGDIVISHYGLESGLIYKYNRALRLQLQQTQQMQLYLDLLPDLSRAQLIEKLRAKPKQSLSNLWRKAGLDRVKAALVRECVDKTIWHDAVALAAQIKALPIALTGFRPIAEAISCAGGVKRDALTDNLGLKHDPAVFCCGEMLDWDAPTGGYLLTACFATGHAAAQGVITYLNTLAADHAVHCEE